In one window of Aphidius gifuensis isolate YNYX2018 linkage group LG4, ASM1490517v1, whole genome shotgun sequence DNA:
- the LOC122853840 gene encoding uncharacterized protein LOC122853840, producing MDEILSIQEPIIFDESIAHCELHAHQPYGSSTFNNNDEIRIGIQHQDLCVLPSKSSLHITGRFLTSDGKSVPKTTSLVRMAIAHMFEEIRYEINAIEIDRSKNVGLTTLMKGYISLSPNQKSLLENAGWLMSDEESLFDSSGYFDISIPLSLLLGFAEDYKKIIINAKHELILIRANSDANACLQEQPAEGKSGEKIQIKLQKVEWIVPYIKVSDKQKIQLLNYIAKDPSIAISFRTWELYEYPLLPATTKQNWSVKTSTQLEKPRYIILGFQTGRKNSVTNNSSVFDHCNLRDVKLFLNSQSYPYGNLNIDFAHNQFSLLYDMFAYFQASYYYTETPQPLFTRQKFLEEAPLIVIDCSKQNEFLKSGPVDIRLEFESTTQFPAQTSAYCLILHDRIVEYNPISGSVRKLV from the coding sequence aTGGATGAAATTTTAAGTATACAAGAACCGATCATTTTTGATGAATCGATTGCCCATTGTGAGTTACATGCTCATCAGCCTTACGGCTCTTCAACATTCAATAACAACGATGAAATCCGGATTGGAATTCAACATCAAGATTTATGTGTACTACCAAGTAAAAGTTCACTACATATTACTGGACGATTTCTTACGAGTGACGGAAAATCTGTGCCAAAAACAACTTCATTGGTACGAATGGCAATAGCACACATGTTTGAAGAAATTCGCTATGAGATAAATGCAATTGAAATCGATCGGAGCAAAAATGTTGGTCTTACGACTCTTATGAAAGGATATATTTCCTTAAGTCCAaatcaaaaatcattattggaGAATGCTGGATGGTTAATGTCTGATGAAGAATCATTATTCGATTCGAGtggttattttgatatatcaataccACTGAGCCTGCTGCTAGGATTTGctgaagattataaaaaaataattatcaatgcaAAACATGAACTCATCCTAATAAGAGCAAATAGTGATGCGAATGCCTGTCTACAAGAACAACCTGCGGAAGGAAAAAGTGgcgaaaaaatacaaattaaacttcaaaaagTGGAATGGATTGTTCCATATATCAAAGTGTCTGATAAGCAGAAAATAcaacttttaaattacattgccAAGGATCCATCCATAGCAATCAGTTTTCGTACATGGGAATTGTACGAGTATCCACTATTACCTGCAACTACAAAGCAAAATTGGAGTGTGAAAACATCAACACAATTGGAAAAACCGAGATACATAATTTTAGGCTTCCAAACAGGACGAAAAAACTCTGTAACAAACAATTCAAGTgtttttgatcattgtaaCTTGCGTGATGTTAAgctgtttttaaattcacaatcaTATCcttatggaaatttaaatattgattttgctCATAATCAATTctcattattatatgatatgtTTGCATATTTCCAAGCTTCCTACTATTACACAGAAACACCACAACCATTATTtacaagacaaaaatttttggaagAAGCTCCACTTATTGTCATAGATTGTTCAaagcaaaatgaatttttaaaatctggaCCAGTAGATATTCGACTTGAATTTGAATCAACAACACAATTTCCAGCTCAAACATCAgcttattgtttgattttacatGATCGAATTGTTGAGTATAATCCAATTAGTGGTTCAGTACGCAAGCTCGTTTAA